Proteins from a single region of Bactrocera neohumeralis isolate Rockhampton unplaced genomic scaffold, APGP_CSIRO_Bneo_wtdbg2-racon-allhic-juicebox.fasta_v2 cluster10, whole genome shotgun sequence:
- the LOC126764918 gene encoding uncharacterized protein LOC126764918, giving the protein MSQNNLNYIVDPINDDIASSQTIYVMQPSPSPTTPSLDSATSSAIQSVIIVACQKAVEKVEEKNKLILLRLTENVEGLRKEIIDLKKAVSHNNATIIPSKPYANIEDFLNFEKTILEDIDKFSLLKADLKRLSTSSNSRKFVTKA; this is encoded by the exons ATGTCGCAGAACAATCTCAATTACATCGTCGACCCCATTAATGATGACATCGCATCCTCACAAACTATTTATGTGATGCAACCAAGTCCAAGCCCAACAACACCTTCTTTGGATAGTGCAACGTCGTCGg CAATTCAATCAGTAATCATCGTCGCATGTCAAAAGGCTGTTGAAAAGGTGGAGGAAAAAAATAAGCTAATATTGTTACGCCTAACAGAAAACGTTGAGGGGCTGCGCAAAGAAATCATTGATCTTAAAAAAGCGGTATCACATAATAACGCTACTATTATACCAAGCAAGCCGTATGCTAATATTGAAGACTTCCTCAATTTTGAGAAAACTATTCTGGAAGATATAGATAAATTTTCCTTGCTG aaggCAGATCTAAAAAGATTGTCAACATCATCCAATTCGAGAAAATTTGTTACGAAAGCGTAG